In the genome of Nitrososphaerota archaeon, one region contains:
- a CDS encoding PPOX class F420-dependent oxidoreductase: MGQFSGRRYINLESYKKDGEPKLTPVQSLEHDGQIYVRTDPSTWKVKRIRRNPHVRVVPSDRNGKPAGSWAEGEARLLDGDERDRILKVFRKEYGAVGYWTVGFVGRLRGERQMSAFISITLQPEI, from the coding sequence GTCGGAGATACATCAATCTAGAATCATACAAGAAGGACGGAGAGCCGAAACTAACACCTGTTCAGTCATTGGAGCACGACGGGCAGATTTACGTGCGCACCGATCCCAGCACCTGGAAGGTCAAACGAATCAGGAGGAACCCTCACGTCCGCGTAGTGCCATCCGACAGGAATGGAAAGCCTGCTGGCTCCTGGGCAGAGGGGGAAGCGCGCCTACTGGACGGAGATGAGAGGGACAGAATCTTGAAGGTATTCAGGAAGGAATACGGCGCGGTCGGGTACTGGACTGTGGGATTCGTCGGACGTCTTAGAGGAGAAAGGCAGATGTCGGCCTTCATTTCGATCACCCTTCAACCGGAGATTTGA